The genomic window CCGTCACTTTAATTGCTTCTATCTCTTCTTCCAACGTTTGGTCTTTAAATTCAAACTGAACCACTTTGGTCAGAAAATCATCCAATTCATGTTGAAATGTTGGTGTTTTATAATAGTTTTTATACGTATAGGTGTCGCTATAATAAAGAACAACAAACAATGATCCAATTCCTGCGCTGAGAAGAAACAGCCAGCCAATTTGTTTCCATCTACTTTTCCATTTTGTAGCCAATACCCCATACCACCTTTATATACGTTGGATTTTTCGGGTCTAATTCAATTTTCTCGCGAATGCGACGAATATGAACAGCGACCGTATTTTCAGATTGGTAATGTGGTTCATTCCACACTCGTTCATAAATCTCTTCAATCGAAAAGACGCGCCCAGCATAGGTTAGCAATAGTTCTACAATTCGAAATTCAATTGGAGTAAGTTTGATTAGCCGATCATCAACACATACTTGTTTTGCGCTTTTATCTAGTGTGAGGCCTCGTAAATGAAGGGCTTCACTTTTTATGTATTGTTCGAATTTTACATAGCGGCGTAACTGTGACTTTACTCGGGCAACTAGTTCAAGAGGGTTAAACGGTTTGGTAACATAGTCATCTGCTCCAACCTGTAGTCCGATAATTTTGTCTGTATCTTCACTTTTTGCACTTAATAGAATAATAGGGATGTGCTGCTTGTCTCGAATTTTTAGTGTCGTTTTTATTCCGTCAAGTTTAGGCATCATAACGTCTAATACAATTAAATGGATGGTTTTCTCTTCTAGCATTTGAATAGCCTCAAGTCCGTCACCTGCATGAACAACGTCAATGTTTTCATGTCGTAAATAAATGCTAATTGCTTCTCGAATTTCAACTTCATCATCCACTACTAGTACTTGGTAACGATCCATTTGAATCTACACTCCTTTCCCCCTCTTAGTATAGCGTGTCTTTGTTCTTAACGTTAGTATAGCTGGTAAATCTTACTACAAAGTGACGATTTTTCTTAAGAATTTCTTACGAAAGCTGGTCCCTTCCATTATGAGAAGCACGCGAGAGACCAAGTGGAAAAGAAAAAAGCCGTACGAGCATACCGCTCATAAGGCTTTTCTGTCCTACATTCCAATTGATTGATCACTGCTTTTGCGTCGTTTGACTGCATTTCTCCACGTCGGGATCACAAGCGAGAGGACCGTTAACACAATTAATGATAAAGCAAGCGGACTTTGTGCGAAAATCGCTAATGAACCATCAGAAATGGTTAAAGATTGACGTAACATTTGTTCCATCATCCCACCAAGGATAAAGGCTAAAATGAATGGTGCTGCAGGAAAAGCAAAAATGCGCATAAGATAGCCAAGGATGCCAAACAAGACAAGCAAATAAAGATCAAACGTACTAAAGCTAACCGCGTACACGCCGACTAAGCTAAAGATCACGACAAGTGAAATCAGCAAAGGTCGAGGAACAGCTAAAATCTTCACGAAATATGGGATGAGCGGTAGATTTAAGATTAATAGAAAGACGTTACCAATGTACATACTGGCAATGACACCCCAAAAAACGGTTGGGTTTTCTGTAATTAAAAGCGGTCCCGGCTGTAAGCCTAATACGAGAAACGCACCTAGCATGACAGCTGTTGTTCCTGAACCTGGAATCCCTAGGGACAGAAGCGGCACAAACGCACCGCTAGTAGCGGCATTATTGGCCGTTTCAGGTCCAGTCAGTCCTTTAATAGACCCCTTACCAAACTCCTCCGGATTCTTCGCTAGTTTTTTCTCGGAAATATAAGCAATGAATGAAGAAATCGTCGCACCTGCTCCTGGTAAGATACCAAGGAGAAAACCGAGAAACGATTGTCTTGTCATTGGTCCTTTCATTTCATTTAAATCTGATTTACTCAGCTTCAAACTGCCAATATTTTTAAAGCCACTCATGGATTCTCGTCGATTTAAAATAAGGAAACACACTTCAGCGAGCGCAAAAACACCAAGGGCAATAATCAAGAAGTCAATCCCATCCAATAAGTTAACGCTTCCAAAGGTAAAGCGTGTCGTACCTGTTTGTGAATCAATCCCAATGGTTACGACCATGAAACCTAAAACAGCGGAAGTTAGTGCTTTTAACGTTGAGCCTTCGCTTAAACTGGCGATTGCCGTAAGACCGAGCAGCATAAGCGCGAAGTACTCAGGTGGTCCAAAATAAATCGCGACACTTGCAAGCATGGGTGCAAACAACATAAGTAAAATAACACTTACTGTCCCACCGACAAAGGAAGCAATTGCTGATATCGCAAGAGCTTTTCCAGCTTTCCCTTGCTTCGCCATCGGATAGCCATCAAATGCCGCAGCGACTGTCCCCGCTACCCCAGGAGCGTTTAACAAAATGGAAGAAGTCGATCCTCCATACATCGACCCGTAATACACACCTGCCATCATCACAAGCGCTATAGTAGGGTCCATTCCGTACGTGATCGGAATCATAATGGCAATGGCACTAATAGGGCCAAGTCCCGGTATCATTCCGATAATGGTTCCAAGCAACACACCAATAAAAACAAACAAAATGCCTTCCCAACTAAAAGCAGCTGAGAACCCTTGCATTAACCCATCAAATGAACCCATTACACGTCCCCCTTAAAACGGCAGGATTCCAGCCGGTAGGCGGATCGCTAAGCCATAATTAAACAAACTGTAGACACCCACTGAGAAAATGAGTGCGGTTAACATATTCACGATCCATTTTTTGTAGCCGAGGATACGTGAAGAGATAAGAATAAATAAAGCCGTCATGATAACAAATCCAACTACTTCTAAAACGGTAATATAGATAAGGACAAGCCCCATCATTCCAAAAAGCATATACGCCTCTTTTTTTGGGATCGTCCGCTTCTTTTTCTGTTCCTCCGTATCTACGTCTTT from Shouchella hunanensis includes these protein-coding regions:
- a CDS encoding response regulator transcription factor; translated protein: MDRYQVLVVDDEVEIREAISIYLRHENIDVVHAGDGLEAIQMLEEKTIHLIVLDVMMPKLDGIKTTLKIRDKQHIPIILLSAKSEDTDKIIGLQVGADDYVTKPFNPLELVARVKSQLRRYVKFEQYIKSEALHLRGLTLDKSAKQVCVDDRLIKLTPIEFRIVELLLTYAGRVFSIEEIYERVWNEPHYQSENTVAVHIRRIREKIELDPKNPTYIKVVWGIGYKMEK
- a CDS encoding tripartite tricarboxylate transporter permease, which gives rise to MGSFDGLMQGFSAAFSWEGILFVFIGVLLGTIIGMIPGLGPISAIAIMIPITYGMDPTIALVMMAGVYYGSMYGGSTSSILLNAPGVAGTVAAAFDGYPMAKQGKAGKALAISAIASFVGGTVSVILLMLFAPMLASVAIYFGPPEYFALMLLGLTAIASLSEGSTLKALTSAVLGFMVVTIGIDSQTGTTRFTFGSVNLLDGIDFLIIALGVFALAEVCFLILNRRESMSGFKNIGSLKLSKSDLNEMKGPMTRQSFLGFLLGILPGAGATISSFIAYISEKKLAKNPEEFGKGSIKGLTGPETANNAATSGAFVPLLSLGIPGSGTTAVMLGAFLVLGLQPGPLLITENPTVFWGVIASMYIGNVFLLILNLPLIPYFVKILAVPRPLLISLVVIFSLVGVYAVSFSTFDLYLLVLFGILGYLMRIFAFPAAPFILAFILGGMMEQMLRQSLTISDGSLAIFAQSPLALSLIVLTVLSLVIPTWRNAVKRRKSSDQSIGM
- a CDS encoding tripartite tricarboxylate transporter TctB family protein — translated: MKLTVNRGISLVLIFIAASYLIMAFQLPEYAFVPVDSDLIPKLLGACLLVLGICFFFAKDVDTEEQKKKRTIPKKEAYMLFGMMGLVLIYITVLEVVGFVIMTALFILISSRILGYKKWIVNMLTALIFSVGVYSLFNYGLAIRLPAGILPF